From the Rissa tridactyla isolate bRisTri1 chromosome 20, bRisTri1.patW.cur.20221130, whole genome shotgun sequence genome, one window contains:
- the HR gene encoding lysine-specific demethylase hairless isoform X2 has protein sequence MASDARMGETPPRWRRAQEAAQDARGMESSGVVLSRSTAAELGLPGYQEPGKLSYGVEKGCPWRGSEGCLGTGRELAGGRLGCPYPPAPPCLRDTLCRPKDGAELPPLLPPRNGQPKAGWDEPCKDHQGPRWAEAMLAPLALYSHAYHRYPLPFPGMETQRPDTTGKPRASAGDGAGDPPAFRHCPFLVEAKHSPFLLSSLLPTGPPADPPFGGGGTEGPGTMGDGRFAGVDWRLGSYVPAWGQPIYLGVPPRCKAAPSPFEDCSSSGNKEFYPKKEPSFHPPAKDEALSQMLGKGQAGQDGDGEGEPAVPELPGAPWRDGRAGGSSAVPAPHARTPPPSTGHPLFLLQPGAVGGCGGPWVGTRANTTDFPPEPGSGRPSEPKDLEYQSLGVPGEPDTSPPLTDGHYPLALAKPEPSPACFCPAPGCDGCPGVGCGVLGPFEPTLGIPGDRFPCPPSNHTKLKKTWLTRHSEQSLPRCKAPRRDGGPELAGEGKRSAKRPHGTVDGPHAAGEGAGAAKRGMKATMAVACPENGGDAEERRMELGEGEPPEPREPWCLQSVPCTTLPDSIPRCCACAARAAGAPEGEEEEEEPPESTCRLLHFRRFAFGDDGELSVDGFCTLGEADGDTTLWLEGSGPERGNRSTGSSLCLAKYLLGVLGDPFCEAVRRDRDVWPGAPGGPEGVTAWRRGEGAPQLCDCCQRGFFNSHWSCTRCGFQLCPECHRSRQEADGHEGPAQLPECIPGQDHHVASLVPTQFVPTCVLTQLWKLLHEVRAKFSIESHCTCGDGAVEQSLVEPPGSSQELPGAAVPTLPSRGDGPADTSRPIKEESPEGGPPSPGQPPPRGAVQTATLCDLLASTAVKLCLGQDGVRMAFAPVSPALPSDNRLTSILDSIIARVVERKIQERQAGGELSPPSPPSPPCPSGPPTSHCILAPSGLLWLHDPGHASNYKLFQEHWRRGQPVLVSGLQKRLEGRLWGPESFRPAGGERAVEAVNLRVPASRVRMSSREFWDGFAASAGRQHPPE, from the exons ATGGCCAGCGACGCGAGGATGGGGGAGACCCCGCCACGGTGGAGGAGAGCCCAGGAGGCAGCGCAGGACGCCCGGGGCATGGAGAGCAGCGGGGTGGTCTTGTCCCGGAGCACCGCCGCCGAACTGGGACTCCCGGGCTACCAGGAGCCCGGCAAGCTGAGCTATGGCGTGGagaaggggtgtccctggagggGCTCCGAGGGATGCTTGGGGACAGGACGGGAGCTTGCCGGTGGCCGGCTGGGCTGTCCCTACCCACCGGCCCCACCGTGCCTGCGCGACACCCTGTGCCGCCCCAAGGATGGAGCCGAGctcccgccgctgctgccgcccagGAACGGGCAGCCCAAGGCGGGCTGGGATGAGCCCTGCAAGGACCACCAGGGGCCACGGTGGGCTGAGGCCATGCTGGCCCCCCTGGCCCTCTACAGCCACGCGTACCACCGCTACCCCCTGCCCTTCCCGGGGATGGAGACTCAGCGCCCCGACACCACCGGCAAGCCCCGCGCCTCTGCGGGGGACGGTGCCGGTGACCCCCCGGCATTCCGCCACTGCCCCTTCCTCGTGGAGGCCAAGCACAGCCCCTTCCTCCTGTCCTCGCTGCTGCCCACCGGACCCCCGGCTGACCCCCCGTTCGGCGGCGGGGGGACGGAGGGACCGGGGACGATGGGCGACGGGCGCTTCGCCGGCGTGGACTGGCGCCTGGGCTCCTACGTGCCCGCCTGGGGCCAGCCCATCTACCTGGGGGTCCCGCCGAGGTGCAAGGCGGCTCCGTCCCCCTTCGAGGACTGCTCCAGCTCAGGGAACAAG gAGTTTTACCCGAAGAAAGAACCCAGCTTCCACCCCCCGGCCAAGGACGAAGCGCTATCGCAGATGCTGGGCAAGGGCCAGGCCGGGCAGGATGGAGACGGGGAAGGGGAACCGGCGGTGCCGGAGCTGCCGGGAGCCCCGTGGAGGGATGGCCGAGCAGGGGGCAGCTCGGCGGTGCCCGCTCCCCATGCCCGCACGCCTCCCCCCAGCACCGGCcaccccctcttcctcctgcagcccggtgccgtggggggctgcgggggtccCTGGGTGGGCACACGGGCCAACACCACCGATTTCCCCCCGGAGCCGGGCTCAGGCCGTCCCTCCGAGCCCAAAGACCTGGAGTACCAAAGCCTTGGAGTACCGGGGGAGCCTGACACATCACCTCCGCTCACGGATGGGCACTACCCGCTGGCCCTTGCCAAGCCAGAGCCATCCCCGGCTTGCTTCTGCCCCGCACCGGGCTGCGATGGGTGCCCGGGGGTGGGCTGTGGGGTGCTCGGCCCCTTCGAGCCCACCCTGGGCATCCCCGGGGACCGTTTTCCGTGCCCACCCAGCAACCACACCAAGCTGAAGAAGACCTGGCTGACGCGGCATTCGGAGCAGTCGCTGCCGCGCTGCAAGGCTCCCCGGCGGGACGGTGGCCCCGAGCTGGCCGGTGAGGGCAAACGCTCGGCCAAGCGCCCGCACGGCACCGTCGACGGACCCCACGCTGCCGGCGAGGGTGCCGGGGCTGCCAAACGGGGCATGAAGGCCACCATGGCTGTGGCATGCCCGGAGAATGGAGGGGACGCggaggagaggaggatggagctgggagagggag AGCCACCGGAGCCGCGGGAGCCCTGGTGCCTGCAGAGCGTGCCCTGCACCACCCTGCCCGACAGCATCCCGCGGTGCTGTGCCTGCGCTGCCCGGGCCGCCGGGGCCCCCgaaggcgaggaagaggaggaggagccccCCGAGAGCACTTGCAGGCTGCTGCACTTCCGCAG gtTTGCCTTTGGGGACGACGGGGAGCTGAGTGTCGATGGCTTCTGCACCCTGGGGGAGGCGGATGGGGACACGACGTTGTGGCTGGAGGGGTCCGGCCCCGAGCGAGGGAACAGGAGCACGGGCAGCAGCCTCTGCCTGGCCAAGTACctgctgggggtcctgggggacccCTTCTGCGAGGCCGTCCGCCGGGACAGGGACGTGTGGCCGGGAGCCCCCGGCGGGCCCGAGG GGGTGACGGCCtggaggcggggggaaggagcCCCCCAGCTCTGCGACTGCTGCCAGCGCGGCTTCTTCAACTCCCACTGGAGCTGCACCAGATGTGGCTTCCAGCTGTGCCCCGAGTGCCACcgcagcaggcaggaggctgaTGGCCACG AGGGTCCGGCGCAGCTGCCTGAGTGCATCCCCGGGCAAGACCACCACGTCGCGTCCCTCGTCCCCACACAGTTTGTCCCCACCTGTG TCCTGACCCAGCTCTGGAAGCTGCTCCACGAGGTCCGGGCTAAATTCAGCATCGAGTCACACTGTACCTGCGGGGACGGGGCTGTGGAGCAGAGCCTGGTGGAGCCCCCGGGGAGCAGCCAG gagctgccgggggctgcggtgcccaCCCTCCCGTCCCGCGGTGATGGCCCAGCCGACACCTCCCGACCCATCAAGGAAG AGAGCCCCGAGGGGGGGCCACCATCGCCGGGGCAGCCGCCCCCCCGGGGGGCCGTGCAAACCGCCACCCTCTGCGACCTCCTCGCCTCCACCGCCGTCAAGCTGTGCCTGGGGCAGGACGGGGTGCGCATGGCCTTCGCCCCCGTCTCCCCCGCTTTGCCCAGC gaCAACCGCTTGACCAGCATCCTGGACAGCATCATCGCCCGCGTGGTGGAgaggaagatccaggagaggCAGGCGGGGGGCGAAttgagcccccccagcccccctagCCCCCCCTGTCCCTCcggcccccccacctcccactgcATCCTAGCCCCCAGCGGGCTGCTCTGGCTGCACGACCCCGGCCACGCCAGCAACTACAAACTCTTCCAAGAGCACTGGCGGCGGGGCcag CCTGTCCTTGTTTCAGGGCTGCAGAAGAGGCTggaggggcggctgtgggggccGGAGTCGTTCCGCCCggccgggggggagcgggcggTGGAGGCGGTGAACCTGCGGGTACCAGCCAGCCGAGTCAGGATGAGCAGCCGGGAGTTTTGGGATGGCTTTGCTGCCAGCGCTG GACGCCAGCATCCCCCTGAGTGA
- the REEP4 gene encoding receptor expression-enhancing protein 4, which produces MVSWILSRAIVLVFGMLYPAYASYKAVKSKNIREYVRWMMYWIVFALFMATETVTDLLISWFPFYYEMKMAFVIWLLSPYTRGASLLYRKFVHPTLSRKEKEIDTCIIQARERSYETVVRFGKRGLNMAATAAIQAATKSQGVLAGRLRSFSMQDLRSIPDETPLHYRDPLYLEEQESHRQLLGYSVPVAGRQYESETEDEELWSDLQVSPKPSPHGRDHKPLSRSQSLRSVRKTMPGKEGSSRLLRSRIRKKAAPPEQDS; this is translated from the exons ATGGTGTCCTGGATACTGAGTCGGGCGATCGT GCTGGTTTTCGGGATGCTGTACCCAGCCTACGCTTCCTACAAGGCTGTGAAGAGCAAAAATATCCGGGAATAT GTCCGCTGGATGATGTACTGGATCGTCTTCGCGCTCTTCATGGCCACCGAGACCGTCACCGACCTCCTCATCTCCTG GTTTCCCTTCTATTACGAGATGAAGATGGCCTTCGTCATCTGGCTGCTCTCCCCCTACACCCGGGGGGCCAGCCTGCTCTACCGCAAATTCGTGCACCCCACGCTGTCCCGCAAGGAGAAG GAGATCGACACCTGCATCATCCAGGCCAGGGAACGCAGCTACGAAACCGTGGTGCGTTTCGGCAAAAGGGGTCTCAACATGGCAGCCACCGCCGCCATCCAAGCGGCCACCAAG agCCAGGGCGTGCTGGCCGGGCGGCTCCGCAGCTTCAGCATGCAGGACCTGCGCTCCATCCCCGACGAAACCCCCCTGCACTACCGGGACCCCCTTTacctggaggagcaggagagccacaggcagctgctgg gcTACAGCGTGCCCGTGGCCGGCCGGCAGTACGAGAGCGAGACGGAGGATGAGGAGCTGTGGTCGGACTTGCAGGTCTCTCCCAAGCCTTCGCCCCACGGCCGGGACCACAAACCCCTCTCCCGCAGCCAGAGCCTTCGCTCAGTGAGGAAGACGATGCCGGGCAAAGAG ggctcttCCCGGCTCTTGCGTAGCCGGATCAGGAAGAAAGCGGCTCCACCGGAGCAGGACAGCTAA